The Methanomethylovorans hollandica DSM 15978 genome includes a region encoding these proteins:
- the gatD gene encoding Glu-tRNA(Gln) amidotransferase subunit GatD, with amino-acid sequence MEFQQGDRISIEKDGVEYEGMVMPSNTHHIVLKMSNGYNAGISAENAKITVLQKASNVQDAHANDTSQLNKTTKGKLPKVSILSTGGTIASKIDYRTGAVTARFSADDILKAIPELTEIADFSGRAIYNILSENMRAEYWEELARAVAEEIRDGADGIIIAHGTDTMMYTAAALAFMVRTPVPIVFVGSQRSADRPSSDNATNAICAAKVAVSDIAEVCVVMHGSESDDICDIHRATKVRKMHTSRRDAFRSINSEPIGFVDYLTGDIHTHLEYNNRNSQELDLLEGFEPKCALIKFTPGASPDIISYYLDAGYKGIVIEGTGLGHVSSEWVPMIARATSMNVPVVITSQCLHGRICDRVYDTGRDMLRAGAIEGEDMLPEVALVKLMWALKRSDDHAAVKKLMVQNIAFEINERSPE; translated from the coding sequence ATGGAATTCCAACAGGGTGACAGGATAAGTATAGAAAAGGACGGTGTAGAATACGAGGGCATGGTGATGCCAAGCAATACACACCATATTGTCCTCAAGATGTCAAATGGTTATAATGCAGGTATATCTGCGGAGAACGCAAAGATAACCGTACTTCAGAAAGCTTCGAATGTTCAGGATGCTCATGCTAATGATACCTCTCAGCTAAACAAGACTACTAAGGGCAAACTGCCTAAGGTTTCCATTCTTTCTACAGGCGGTACAATTGCAAGCAAGATAGATTACAGGACAGGTGCGGTTACAGCGAGGTTTTCTGCAGATGATATCTTAAAAGCTATCCCAGAACTTACGGAAATTGCAGATTTTTCGGGGAGGGCCATCTATAATATACTTTCCGAGAACATGAGGGCCGAATACTGGGAGGAGCTTGCCAGGGCGGTAGCTGAAGAAATAAGAGATGGTGCAGATGGAATAATCATTGCACATGGTACTGACACAATGATGTATACTGCCGCTGCACTAGCCTTTATGGTACGTACTCCAGTGCCGATCGTATTCGTGGGTTCACAGCGCAGTGCTGACCGGCCAAGCAGTGACAATGCCACGAATGCGATATGTGCGGCTAAAGTTGCAGTAAGCGACATTGCCGAAGTGTGTGTGGTGATGCATGGCAGTGAATCGGATGATATATGCGATATTCACAGGGCCACCAAGGTCAGAAAGATGCACACCTCCAGAAGAGATGCATTCAGGTCCATTAACTCCGAACCCATAGGTTTTGTCGACTATCTTACCGGGGACATACATACTCATCTGGAATATAATAATAGGAACTCACAGGAACTCGATCTTCTCGAAGGTTTCGAACCGAAATGTGCACTCATCAAGTTCACGCCTGGAGCAAGTCCTGATATAATATCATATTATCTTGATGCCGGATACAAAGGCATTGTAATAGAAGGTACTGGATTGGGACATGTATCGTCCGAATGGGTGCCTATGATAGCACGTGCCACTTCTATGAACGTGCCCGTGGTAATAACTTCCCAATGCCTGCACGGACGTATATGTGACCGTGTTTATGACACCGGCAGAGATATGCTGAGAGCCGGGGCCATTGAAGGAGAGGATATGCTGCCTGAAGTAGCCCTCGTAAAGCTCATGTGGGCCCTGAAAAGGTCAGATGACCACGCTGCTGTGAAAAAACTGATGGTTCAGAACATTGCATTTGAGATCAATGAGAGAAGTCCGGAATAA
- the aspS gene encoding aspartate--tRNA(Asn) ligase, producing the protein MSLNLRTHYTSQINPQAMNGAEVTLAGWVYEVRDLGGICFVVLRDREGRAQVTLVKKRTDPELLETARKLMRESVIAVTATVKAEAKAPGGYELIPKEITLLNEAESPLPMDTTGKVEAELDTRLDSRFMDLRRDRTTAIFKIRHETLRAVRNYLSDNGFIDVTSPKVVATATEGGTSLFPITYFDREAFLNQSPQLFKQILMSGGLDRVFEIGPIFRAEEHDTRKHLNEATSIDIEASFCDHFDVMEILENMVAYVYSRIKENEARSLEVLGVDLQVPAVPFPKITYDEALEIVNAHGEESLKWGDDLSTLSENTIGAHVFKEMGVSHYFIIDWPTEIKPFYAMPYEDKPQLSKSFDMMHRTMELSSGAQRIHIHDMLKKRIESQGLDPEGFDFYLKAFRYGMPPHAGWGVGCERLVMTMLGVENIRDVVLFPRDRRRLSP; encoded by the coding sequence ATGTCGTTGAATTTAAGGACACATTATACGTCCCAGATAAACCCGCAAGCCATGAATGGTGCGGAAGTGACCCTGGCTGGCTGGGTGTACGAAGTAAGAGACCTTGGAGGCATTTGTTTTGTCGTGCTGCGTGACCGGGAAGGCCGTGCACAGGTGACCCTTGTCAAAAAGAGGACGGACCCTGAACTTCTTGAAACTGCAAGGAAGCTTATGAGAGAATCCGTCATTGCTGTCACTGCCACTGTCAAGGCTGAAGCAAAAGCACCGGGTGGATATGAGCTTATACCTAAGGAGATCACGTTGCTCAATGAAGCTGAGTCACCTTTGCCCATGGACACTACGGGAAAAGTGGAAGCAGAGCTGGACACTCGTCTTGATTCCAGGTTCATGGACCTGAGGAGAGATAGGACCACAGCTATTTTCAAAATACGCCATGAAACCTTGCGAGCTGTGAGGAACTACCTTAGCGACAATGGCTTCATCGATGTGACAAGCCCGAAGGTCGTGGCAACTGCCACAGAAGGTGGAACTTCTCTTTTCCCTATAACCTACTTTGACAGAGAGGCTTTCCTCAACCAGAGCCCACAGCTTTTCAAGCAGATCCTGATGTCAGGAGGACTTGACAGGGTCTTTGAGATCGGGCCCATATTCAGGGCCGAGGAACATGATACAAGAAAACATCTCAATGAAGCTACTTCTATCGATATAGAGGCAAGCTTCTGCGACCATTTCGATGTTATGGAAATACTCGAGAACATGGTAGCCTATGTTTACTCCCGGATAAAGGAAAACGAAGCAAGGTCACTTGAAGTACTTGGCGTAGATCTGCAGGTTCCTGCAGTACCTTTCCCCAAGATAACCTATGATGAAGCACTTGAGATCGTGAACGCGCATGGTGAAGAATCACTGAAATGGGGAGACGATCTGAGCACCCTTTCTGAAAACACGATCGGAGCTCATGTGTTCAAAGAAATGGGGGTATCTCACTATTTCATCATCGACTGGCCCACAGAGATAAAGCCTTTCTATGCAATGCCATACGAAGACAAGCCACAGTTAAGCAAGTCCTTCGATATGATGCACAGGACCATGGAGCTGTCATCCGGTGCCCAGCGTATACACATTCATGATATGCTTAAGAAAAGGATAGAGTCTCAAGGATTGGACCCAGAGGGTTTCGATTTCTATCTGAAGGCTTTCAGATATGGAATGCCCCCGCATGCAGGCTGGGGTGTCGGATGCGAACGTCTTGTAATGACAATGCTGGGTGTTGAGAATATACGTGATGTGGTACTGTTCCCAAGGGACAGGCGAAGATTATCCCCATGA
- the rpiA gene encoding ribose 5-phosphate isomerase A, which translates to MQERNAASGNTGKQAAGEAAAWMVDDGSVIGLGTGSTTAYAIKAIGRRIDEGLDVLAVVTSYQSEMLAIEAGIPLTTLAEHPELDIAIDGADQVDADLNVIKGGGAAHTREKVVAFSSEQFVVVVDDSKMKEKLDHFVPIEVLPYAKDLVMRCVRELGGEPQLRLASRKDGPVITDNGNFVIDASFGVIENVEALAISLSMCPGVVEHGIFTDVTDMVLIGNTDGSVTRLDTLI; encoded by the coding sequence ATGCAGGAAAGGAACGCAGCTTCTGGAAATACAGGTAAACAAGCAGCCGGAGAGGCTGCTGCCTGGATGGTAGATGATGGTAGTGTGATAGGTCTTGGTACCGGCTCTACCACAGCTTATGCTATAAAGGCTATAGGCAGAAGGATCGATGAAGGACTGGACGTGCTGGCTGTGGTCACATCATACCAGTCTGAAATGCTGGCCATTGAAGCAGGCATACCCCTTACAACACTGGCCGAGCACCCTGAACTTGATATCGCCATCGATGGTGCCGATCAGGTTGATGCGGATCTGAATGTGATCAAAGGCGGAGGAGCTGCACACACAAGGGAAAAGGTTGTTGCATTCTCCTCGGAACAATTCGTGGTCGTGGTAGACGATTCGAAAATGAAAGAAAAGCTTGATCACTTCGTACCCATAGAAGTGTTGCCCTATGCAAAGGACCTGGTCATGAGATGCGTGCGTGAACTTGGCGGAGAACCACAGCTTCGCCTTGCATCCCGAAAAGATGGGCCTGTGATCACTGACAACGGGAATTTCGTAATAGATGCATCTTTTGGAGTTATCGAGAATGTGGAAGCTCTTGCCATTTCCCTGTCAATGTGTCCCGGAGTTGTGGAACACGGAATTTTCACCGATGTAACGGATATGGTACTCATCGGCAATACGGACGGATCTGTAACAAGGCTTGATACCCTTATCTAA
- a CDS encoding potassium channel family protein — MSPKEIRYTPRNMKDMLIEIKDTSELMVDLAYSAMIYDNEDIAEEVVRLEDKMDTLYYHMKITAMLSTRRVEEAEEMAGVLQIAQASEGIADAAGDIAKIVLMEMGIPMELKLALREAAETIVRATVNPESQVAGHTLGDIELDTETGMWLIAIRRQNDWIYNPNHETRIRADDVLFARGHDEGVPIFAELVTNEKYTPKEVKHEKMLQDLEKAVDIIVDMKDMAEMSVGLAYSALLFNNEDIAEEVKAIEYKMDCMKHELQHWVLQTAKHVSDVNQLRGLLHLAHASESISDAAYAIADIVLRGIELHPIVTIAVRQSDEVITRLTVESCSPIVGKTFGQLKLETETGVYVMAIKRGEKWLYSPKKNTQVHAGDVLIARGSHIGEEALIEMCACPLDVNR, encoded by the coding sequence ATGAGTCCGAAAGAGATACGATATACTCCAAGAAACATGAAGGATATGCTCATTGAGATAAAAGACACCTCAGAACTGATGGTGGATCTGGCATATTCTGCAATGATCTATGACAATGAGGACATTGCTGAAGAGGTAGTGCGTCTTGAAGACAAGATGGATACTCTTTACTATCACATGAAGATCACTGCCATGCTAAGTACAAGGCGTGTGGAAGAAGCCGAAGAGATGGCCGGCGTGCTGCAGATTGCCCAGGCTTCAGAAGGGATCGCCGATGCTGCCGGAGATATTGCAAAGATAGTGCTCATGGAAATGGGCATACCAATGGAATTGAAGCTTGCTTTAAGAGAAGCCGCCGAGACCATAGTAAGAGCTACGGTCAATCCGGAATCCCAGGTTGCAGGCCACACTTTGGGGGACATTGAACTCGATACCGAGACGGGCATGTGGCTGATAGCCATCCGCAGGCAGAATGACTGGATCTATAATCCAAATCATGAAACAAGGATCAGAGCTGATGATGTGCTGTTTGCAAGAGGACACGATGAAGGCGTGCCTATCTTTGCAGAACTTGTGACAAATGAAAAGTACACCCCAAAAGAAGTGAAACATGAGAAAATGTTGCAAGATCTGGAAAAAGCTGTCGATATCATTGTGGATATGAAGGATATGGCCGAAATGTCTGTGGGTCTTGCATATTCTGCATTGCTCTTCAATAATGAGGATATCGCCGAAGAGGTCAAAGCCATAGAATATAAGATGGATTGCATGAAGCACGAACTGCAGCATTGGGTGCTTCAGACCGCCAAGCATGTTTCCGATGTCAACCAGCTGCGCGGGCTTTTACACCTTGCGCATGCCTCTGAATCCATCTCCGATGCAGCATATGCTATAGCTGATATTGTGCTCAGGGGCATAGAACTCCATCCCATAGTAACTATAGCTGTACGCCAATCCGATGAAGTGATAACACGCCTTACTGTGGAAAGCTGCTCCCCCATCGTGGGTAAAACATTCGGCCAGCTTAAACTTGAGACCGAGACCGGGGTCTATGTTATGGCTATAAAGAGGGGAGAAAAATGGCTGTACAGTCCTAAAAAGAACACACAGGTACATGCCGGAGATGTGCTCATAGCCCGCGGGTCGCACATCGGAGAAGAAGCACTTATAGAAATGTGCGCCTGCCCGCTTGACGTGAATAGATGA
- a CDS encoding magnesium transporter encodes MTYYTIRGIVGRGFPILVATSFVGLITGQILNYRLDQLVSMPIILLLIPSLIKIGGDTGSMLGARISSALHMGLGGPITKNPVVRNSVLAALIVGLTASAVLSFIVWLTGHILGIGIGLFVLFKICMIAGSIELTVVFLTTVLISFMSHRFGLDPDDTVIPIIATLGDLMGVAGIFVTLRMLGML; translated from the coding sequence ATGACCTATTACACAATAAGAGGCATCGTAGGCAGAGGTTTCCCGATCCTGGTAGCTACCTCGTTCGTCGGGCTTATCACCGGACAGATCCTGAACTACCGGCTTGACCAGCTTGTTTCCATGCCCATAATCCTATTGCTGATCCCTTCGCTCATCAAGATAGGAGGAGACACAGGCAGTATGCTGGGTGCCAGGATATCCTCAGCCCTGCACATGGGTCTTGGCGGACCGATCACAAAGAACCCCGTCGTGAGGAACAGTGTGCTCGCAGCCCTGATAGTGGGTCTCACAGCGAGCGCAGTCTTAAGTTTCATAGTCTGGCTTACAGGACACATACTGGGTATAGGAATAGGTTTGTTTGTGCTTTTTAAAATATGCATGATCGCAGGAAGCATTGAGCTTACAGTTGTGTTCTTAACGACCGTACTGATATCCTTTATGTCCCACAGATTCGGACTGGATCCCGACGATACAGTTATCCCCATTATTGCGACCCTGGGAGACCTGATGGGTGTAGCAGGCATATTTGTTACATTGCGCATGCTCGGCATGCTATAA
- a CDS encoding magnesium transporter, protein MFHRTRPEDEDEIEIVEEYIGDYASISSIVREALPFEIIATMGGVIAGIILSGMTEELQLIPGLIVIAPAVLGMRGNISCTLGSRLGSAIHMGLITKIENNPELTNNIGGSLLLSFIISAILGLLGHFVTIAFGLESAGALTLMFIAVLAGLSSGIILSVVAVFLSIGMFRFGFDPDNVVTPAIATIGDIVSMLMLFLAAKVVLLL, encoded by the coding sequence ATGTTTCATCGTACACGTCCTGAAGACGAGGATGAGATAGAGATAGTCGAAGAATACATTGGCGACTATGCCAGCATATCCTCGATAGTACGTGAAGCTTTGCCTTTTGAGATCATAGCAACCATGGGAGGAGTGATAGCTGGCATCATTCTTTCCGGTATGACAGAAGAGTTGCAACTCATTCCCGGGCTGATAGTCATAGCACCTGCAGTGCTTGGTATGCGCGGCAATATTTCCTGTACTCTGGGCTCCCGTCTGGGAAGCGCCATACACATGGGTCTTATCACCAAAATTGAGAACAATCCTGAACTTACCAACAACATTGGAGGTTCATTGTTGCTGAGTTTTATCATTTCCGCCATCCTGGGGCTGCTAGGACATTTCGTCACCATTGCATTTGGTCTTGAAAGTGCCGGTGCGCTGACGCTCATGTTCATAGCTGTGCTGGCAGGGCTATCTTCAGGGATTATACTGTCAGTAGTAGCGGTTTTTTTGTCCATCGGAATGTTCAGGTTCGGTTTCGACCCGGATAATGTGGTAACGCCTGCCATTGCGACCATTGGAGACATCGTTTCCATGTTAATGCTTTTCCTGGCTGCGAAGGTGGTGCTCCTCCTATGA
- a CDS encoding DUF3795 domain-containing protein has product MAMEIKYPEIGVCGLSCRLCPSYYMNTESRCSGCKSEGRMIVGCPFITCAIKKKGIEFCWDCKESATCAKWKKHRDAGKKRDSFKCYQKLEDDIAFIQKNGVDDFEKSQKARERLLKEMLQEFNEGRSKSYYCIASTVLEIGELKEALHRAKNGSYGLNIKDRSKLLHSLLDEIATQKNYYLKIRK; this is encoded by the coding sequence ATGGCTATGGAAATAAAATACCCTGAAATCGGAGTATGCGGTCTTTCTTGCAGACTTTGTCCAAGCTATTATATGAACACAGAAAGCAGGTGTTCAGGTTGTAAGAGCGAAGGCAGAATGATTGTAGGTTGTCCTTTTATCACCTGTGCAATAAAGAAAAAAGGGATCGAGTTTTGCTGGGACTGCAAAGAAAGCGCAACCTGTGCCAAGTGGAAAAAGCACAGGGATGCAGGGAAAAAGCGAGATTCCTTCAAGTGCTATCAGAAACTGGAAGATGACATTGCCTTTATCCAAAAAAATGGAGTGGATGATTTTGAAAAGTCACAAAAGGCCAGAGAACGATTACTAAAAGAAATGTTACAGGAATTTAACGAAGGACGTTCAAAAAGTTATTATTGTATTGCCTCAACTGTTTTAGAGATCGGGGAATTAAAAGAAGCATTGCACAGGGCAAAAAACGGATCATATGGATTGAACATCAAAGACAGATCCAAACTACTCCATTCTTTATTGGATGAAATTGCCACGCAGAAAAATTATTATCTGAAGATAAGGAAGTAG
- a CDS encoding magnesium transporter CorA family protein: MFTIYRSIDNEIISLDKIEKGAWVNIVDPTEEEIVYVSENLKIPIEYLKAALDEEERARIEVDEECTIVLIDIPVASKDAAERGIYYTIPLGIIINNENIVTVSLRENLVIKPFLENTVKYCWTFKKTRFLLQILYRNSIVYLQYLRNIDKTSDVIESRLHRSLKNEELIQLLELEKSLVYFSTSLKSNEIVLEKIQRANLIKMYPDDMELLEDVIIENKQAIEMANIYSNILTGTMDAYASVISNNLNMVLKFLTSVTIIISIPTMVASFFGMNVHVPFENNLHAFVIIFIISTLFSVILAVVMFRKELF, from the coding sequence ATGTTCACTATTTACAGATCTATAGACAACGAGATAATAAGCCTCGATAAAATTGAAAAGGGAGCATGGGTAAATATCGTGGATCCCACTGAAGAAGAGATCGTCTATGTTTCTGAGAATCTTAAGATCCCTATAGAGTACCTCAAAGCTGCTTTGGACGAAGAGGAGCGTGCCAGGATCGAAGTGGACGAAGAATGCACCATTGTGCTGATAGATATTCCTGTGGCGAGCAAGGATGCGGCAGAAAGAGGGATCTACTATACCATACCCCTCGGGATCATAATAAATAATGAGAACATTGTAACTGTTTCTTTGAGAGAGAACCTGGTTATAAAACCATTCTTAGAAAATACGGTCAAGTATTGCTGGACGTTTAAAAAGACACGTTTCTTATTACAGATACTTTACCGCAACTCCATAGTTTACCTTCAGTATCTGCGAAATATAGACAAGACAAGTGACGTTATTGAAAGCCGGCTACACAGATCCCTGAAGAATGAGGAGTTGATTCAGCTCTTAGAACTTGAAAAGAGTCTGGTCTATTTTTCAACTTCCTTAAAAAGCAATGAGATCGTCCTTGAGAAGATCCAGAGAGCAAATCTAATAAAAATGTATCCTGATGACATGGAACTGCTAGAAGATGTCATCATAGAGAATAAGCAGGCCATAGAGATGGCTAATATTTACAGTAACATTCTCACCGGCACTATGGATGCCTATGCTTCCGTGATCTCCAACAACCTCAACATGGTACTGAAATTCCTGACTTCTGTTACGATAATTATATCGATCCCAACAATGGTTGCAAGTTTTTTTGGTATGAATGTACATGTCCCCTTCGAAAACAATCTACATGCATTTGTAATAATATTCATAATATCAACCTTGTTCTCTGTGATTTTAGCAGTTGTCATGTTCCGAAAAGAACTGTTCTAA
- a CDS encoding chemotaxis protein CheW, translated as MAESARKKETGLKKETRSEELLQLVIFQLGEEEFGLDIMQVQEIIRIPDITRIPHSPDYVKGVINLRGKIITVVNLDTRFGMEQKVHDDNSRIIVAEVDENVVGIVVDSVSEVLRLPLSTLEPVPEIISGKINANYLKSVAKLEDRMLILLDITKVVMEDAPSKVVYC; from the coding sequence ATGGCAGAATCAGCACGGAAAAAAGAAACAGGACTTAAAAAAGAAACACGTTCGGAAGAACTGTTGCAGCTTGTGATATTCCAGCTCGGTGAAGAAGAATTCGGACTTGACATCATGCAGGTACAGGAGATCATCCGCATACCCGATATTACACGTATCCCGCACTCTCCGGATTATGTAAAAGGTGTCATCAACTTAAGGGGCAAGATCATAACTGTAGTTAACCTGGATACAAGGTTCGGTATGGAGCAAAAGGTACATGATGATAATTCCCGTATCATAGTAGCGGAAGTAGATGAAAATGTTGTGGGCATTGTAGTGGATTCAGTAAGTGAGGTCCTGAGACTGCCTTTATCTACGCTTGAGCCGGTTCCTGAAATAATCTCCGGTAAGATCAATGCCAACTATTTAAAAAGCGTTGCTAAACTGGAAGATAGGATGCTGATACTTCTTGATATCACAAAAGTGGTAATGGAAGATGCACCTTCAAAGGTAGTGTACTGCTGA
- a CDS encoding FKBP-type peptidyl-prolyl cis-trans isomerase, translating into MAIKDGDTIKIDYTGTLDDGTVFDSSEDHGEPLEFTVGARQVIPGFEDAVRGMEVGEEKTFRIEASEAYGAHDPNLIQTFPRSALQSDTEIEVGMIIMLGTTDGQEMPAMITELTEETIIIDVNHPLAGQALTFSIKIIEA; encoded by the coding sequence TTGGCAATAAAAGATGGAGATACCATAAAGATAGATTATACTGGTACACTGGATGACGGTACTGTTTTTGATAGTTCTGAAGACCATGGCGAACCTCTTGAATTCACCGTGGGAGCACGACAGGTCATACCGGGTTTCGAAGATGCAGTACGAGGCATGGAAGTGGGGGAGGAAAAAACCTTCAGGATAGAAGCTAGTGAAGCCTATGGTGCACACGATCCGAATCTCATACAGACATTCCCAAGATCAGCACTTCAGTCTGATACAGAGATCGAGGTCGGCATGATTATTATGCTAGGAACTACTGATGGTCAGGAAATGCCTGCAATGATAACTGAGCTGACAGAGGAAACGATCATTATAGATGTGAATCATCCGCTTGCCGGACAGGCCCTGACCTTTAGTATTAAGATCATTGAAGCATGA
- a CDS encoding NAD(P)H-dependent oxidoreductase, whose amino-acid sequence MNVLYIYAHQEPASFNAALKAVAVETFEKTGHNVKVSDLYAMHFKPVLDANDFMQRKKPEKLALFPEQINATKTGTFVADIMEEMDKVKWADLLIFQFPIYFTGMPAIMKGWLDRIFTAGFAFDPITQGVYENGLLKGKKVMMTITTGADENTYSEGGSHGDIHTLLKYITHCIFEYVGLEVLPSYIMFSVNSQSQEKGQQRLENYGEILKGL is encoded by the coding sequence ATGAATGTACTTTATATTTATGCACACCAGGAACCTGCATCGTTTAACGCAGCTCTGAAGGCTGTTGCTGTGGAAACATTTGAAAAGACCGGTCACAATGTTAAGGTCAGCGATCTCTATGCCATGCACTTCAAGCCTGTGCTTGATGCCAATGACTTCATGCAAAGGAAAAAGCCTGAAAAACTGGCTCTTTTTCCTGAGCAGATCAATGCTACTAAGACAGGTACTTTTGTGGCGGATATAATGGAAGAGATGGATAAGGTAAAATGGGCTGATCTGCTCATATTCCAGTTCCCGATCTACTTCACTGGTATGCCTGCCATCATGAAAGGCTGGCTCGACAGGATCTTTACAGCAGGCTTTGCATTTGACCCCATCACTCAGGGTGTCTATGAAAATGGTCTATTAAAAGGCAAGAAGGTCATGATGACAATTACCACCGGAGCTGATGAGAACACGTATTCGGAAGGCGGGTCACATGGGGATATCCATACACTTTTAAAATACATCACTCATTGTATTTTTGAGTATGTTGGTCTTGAGGTATTACCTTCGTACATAATGTTCTCTGTGAACAGCCAGTCACAGGAAAAAGGACAGCAGCGTCTGGAAAACTACGGGGAGATATTGAAAGGTCTCTGA
- a CDS encoding APC family permease, with translation MASKEEGVDWQQAAQCSKVVCEGGSLERTIDWKQGLAIAIGVPLLILPSIGYFASYLYSFAIIVWGLSVFQGFMQNLAYGELATTFPNASGLPGFAQNVFKGDGKSKYDKGNLIGGFSAWSYWFAWNPVLAIFAILVGSYLQGLIPALSGYSAYSLSLAAGVVIYSTLLLINSRGLSSGATMGYILAFLSLAPLAIITLSPFATGDFVLSNITGSWFPADWAWDLHHILILLGIFAMAQWSACAWETAAIYGPEYKKPGSDVPKALFSCGAVCLFTYILVQTAVTGTLGVEGVLAQPVSPMLPLAQAALGTVGTYIAIIMLVAAMVLIIQTAFLGSARAMHSMATEGNLPRVFGKINANGTPIVAMVVIALFNLGLISFGTPTAILAASAIGYVCANGISLFAYFKAKSNPRLAALDRPFKAPSGWKNVALLFGLFNLPLCLIGIVYLNSLEIGWTSTIVGFIVLSLYIPLWLYSQHEVHVAKNKA, from the coding sequence ATGGCTTCTAAAGAAGAAGGAGTTGACTGGCAACAAGCAGCTCAATGTTCCAAGGTCGTGTGTGAAGGCGGCAGCCTGGAACGAACCATTGACTGGAAACAGGGTCTTGCTATTGCTATTGGTGTACCTCTCCTTATATTACCATCTATAGGTTATTTTGCAAGTTATCTATACTCATTTGCAATTATTGTGTGGGGTCTTTCCGTGTTCCAGGGTTTTATGCAGAATCTTGCCTACGGAGAACTTGCCACAACCTTCCCTAATGCTTCCGGACTTCCCGGATTTGCCCAGAATGTATTTAAAGGCGATGGCAAATCAAAATACGACAAAGGTAATCTCATAGGAGGCTTCAGTGCATGGAGCTACTGGTTCGCATGGAACCCTGTGCTCGCTATTTTTGCAATCCTTGTGGGAAGTTATCTTCAGGGTCTGATCCCTGCACTTTCCGGGTATTCAGCATACAGTTTGTCTCTTGCTGCAGGTGTTGTGATATATTCAACTCTGCTTTTAATTAATTCCAGAGGGCTTTCAAGTGGTGCAACTATGGGTTATATACTTGCTTTCCTGTCCCTTGCACCACTGGCAATAATCACATTATCTCCCTTTGCAACCGGTGATTTTGTACTGTCCAACATTACTGGCTCATGGTTCCCAGCGGACTGGGCCTGGGATTTACATCATATACTGATCCTGCTGGGTATTTTCGCAATGGCACAGTGGAGTGCATGCGCGTGGGAAACAGCGGCCATATATGGTCCTGAATATAAGAAACCAGGTTCTGATGTTCCTAAGGCTTTGTTCAGTTGTGGTGCAGTCTGTCTGTTCACCTATATTCTTGTCCAGACAGCGGTTACAGGGACGCTGGGTGTGGAAGGAGTGCTTGCACAACCTGTTTCTCCCATGTTGCCGCTGGCTCAGGCCGCATTGGGCACTGTTGGTACATACATAGCCATTATCATGCTTGTGGCAGCAATGGTTCTGATCATCCAGACAGCTTTCCTGGGGTCTGCAAGGGCTATGCACTCCATGGCAACTGAAGGCAACCTGCCACGTGTTTTTGGTAAGATCAATGCTAATGGTACTCCTATAGTTGCTATGGTCGTGATAGCTCTGTTCAACCTGGGTCTCATATCTTTTGGAACACCTACTGCCATTCTGGCGGCATCTGCTATCGGATATGTCTGTGCCAACGGTATCAGCCTGTTTGCATACTTTAAGGCTAAGTCAAACCCACGACTTGCTGCTCTGGACAGGCCTTTCAAGGCTCCATCCGGCTGGAAGAACGTTGCACTGCTCTTTGGTCTTTTCAACCTGCCTCTGTGTCTTATTGGTATTGTCTATCTCAACAGCCTTGAGATCGGCTGGACCTCTACAATTGTAGGTTTCATTGTGCTGAGTCTGTACATTCCACTGTGGTTATACTCTCAGCACGAAGTGCATGTAGCCAAAAACAAAGCCTGA